One Rickettsia canadensis str. McKiel genomic window, ATGACAAAGCTAATTATTCACTTGGTTTCAGATTCTTCCGTGCAAACTGCAAAATATGCAGCGAATTCTGCTCTTGCACAATTTACTTCCATAAAACCAAAATTATATCATTGGCCAATGATTAGAAATTTAGAATTACTAAATGAAGTATTAAGTAAAATAGAATCTAAACATGGTATAGTGTTATACACGATTGCCGATCAAGAACTAAGAAAAACATTGACAAAATTTTGTTATGAATTAAAAATCCCGTGTATTTCCATAATAGGTAAAATCATTAAAGAAATGTCTGTTTTTTCAGATATTGAAATAGAAAAAGAACAGAATTTTAATTATAAATTCGATAAAACTTATTTTGATACGCTTAATGCTATAGATTATGCCATAAGACATGATGATGGACAAATGCTTAATGAGTTACCGGAAGCTGATATAATATTAATAGGCCCTTCTAGGACTTCCAAAACTCCGACTTCCGTATTTTTAGCGTATAACGGTCTAAAAGCTGCCAATATTCCTTATGTTTATAATTGTCCTTTTCCCGATTTTATAGAAAAAGATATAGATCAGTTGGTGGTAGGACTCGTCATTAATCCAAATAGGTTAATTGAGATAAGAGAAGCTAGATTAAATTTATTGCAAATTAATGAAAATAAAAGCTATACGGATTTTAATATAATACAAAAAGAGTGTTTAGAAGTCAGAAAAATTTGTGAGCAAAGAAATTGGCCGGTAATTGACGTATCTACTAGATCAATAGAAGAAACGGCAGCTTTAATAATGCGTATATATTATAAT contains:
- a CDS encoding pyruvate, water dikinase regulatory protein yields the protein MTKLIIHLVSDSSVQTAKYAANSALAQFTSIKPKLYHWPMIRNLELLNEVLSKIESKHGIVLYTIADQELRKTLTKFCYELKIPCISIIGKIIKEMSVFSDIEIEKEQNFNYKFDKTYFDTLNAIDYAIRHDDGQMLNELPEADIILIGPSRTSKTPTSVFLAYNGLKAANIPYVYNCPFPDFIEKDIDQLVVGLVINPNRLIEIREARLNLLQINENKSYTDFNIIQKECLEVRKICEQRNWPVIDVSTRSIEETAALIMRIYYNRKNKYNK